In the genome of Buchnera aphidicola (Acyrthosiphon lactucae), the window AATAATATTTTAAAAATAAAAAAAATAAAAGTAAATTCCTCTTTTTTAAAAATAAATTCTTATGGAAAAGTTTTTTTTAATAACGATCATTCAATTCTATTTTTGATGAATAACAGTATAGTAGTACCTAGATTTCAGAATAGGATTATGAATTTTTTATTTAAAGCTCATTTAAATAAAAATAACAAACTTACATTTAGATTAAAATCTGAAGATTTAAATAATATTAGAATTTATGGTTCAGTATTTTTAAATATTTTAGATTACCCATTTTTCATAAAATTAAAGAGTAAAAATTTATTTTGGTCAATCAAAAAGGATTATATATTAAAATTAAATAATTTTGATGGTATTATAAAAGGAAAAATTAACAATTATTTTTTATCTTTAAAAAATATTTTTACATTACAAGGTTTACCTTCAATTTTAATTAATATTAAAGGAAAAGGGAATTTAAAAAATATTTTTTTAAAAAATATTAAAATTCTACCGATAAAAAAAATAAAACCCTACAAAATTAAAATTCATTCAAATAATAATATTATATATGATCAACATATATTAAAATTAATGGGAAAAATTAATATAACTGGTAAAAATAATGATAATACTAATAATTTATCTATTCCTAAAATAAATTTAGATAATAGTATAATGAAAAAAAAATTATCTATATTCAGTCCTTTATATTATAAGAAATTTAACTTTATCGAAATTCCTGGGATAAATTTATTTTTAGGAAAAAATCAATTATATTTCAAGGGTTCATTAGGAGAAAAATATAATATTCACTCATCTATTTATGCTAATAATCTCAATTATTTTTTACCTAATTTAAAAGGTAGAATTAAAGCAAAAGTAAATTTTTATGGTGATTATTTGCTTCCTACTATAACTAGTAAAATTTTAGCTAGCGATTTAGATTGGAAGAATATATATTCTAAAAATATTAAAATATTAACAAAAATGAATATTAATAATAAATTTTTAGGAAAAATTTTAATAAATGCAAAAAAAATGCGTTTTTATGATTTTTATATTAATAATTTACATATTCAAACTCATTTTAATAATCAAAAACAAAAATTTTCTTTGTTATTAAAAAGTCATAAATTATATATAAATTTAATAATAAATGGAAGTTTTAACAAAAAAACTGGAAATTGGCATGGTTTTTTTAAAAAAATAAATATTCAAACTTGTTTAGGGGAAATAACTGCAAAAAAAAATAATTTAATTTATTATGATCCTAATAATAACATCAGTAATTTTTATCAAAAGAATATTAAAAAAATAAATGTTATTTTATCTTTTTTATATAATACAAAAAAGTCTTTTTTTAATATATTCAATCAATCGCTTATAAGTTTCAAAAGTGAACTATTTATTAATGCAAAATTAAAGTGGATATTAGGAAAAAGAATTTCCGATGGAAAAATAATTTTAACAAGTAACAATATAAAATTAGAAAAAAAGATCAATAAAAAATTTTTAATTGAAAATTTAGATTATTTAAAAATATCTATTAATTTAATAAAGAATGATTTTAAAAGTAAGTGGATAGTAAAAAAAATAAGAAATTTATTAAACGATCAAAGTATTATTGGAAATTTAAATATTATAGATATTTATAATAAAAAAAATGTAAAAGGAAAATTTATTATTTATAACTTTCCTTTTTCTTTTATAAATTTTTTTACTACAAACTTTAAACAAGTTAATGGTACTTTTCAAAGTAATATAAAATTTTTTGGAACATTAAATCGGCCTAAAATTTCGGCTGATGTCAGTTTAAAAAATATTTTT includes:
- a CDS encoding translocation/assembly module TamB domain-containing protein, whose translation is MSIYQRYLSKSLIFISILFVIFLLFIESNIGFKWFFNFTSRFFIGLKAEEISGNWRDFTLKNIKYNIFGISMTANSLHVILDTKSLFKISTIFKEIETKNLIISLKNNVSSNFSNKNISSNIVKKNIFINYPIIFKKIHADKISFKSPEVHIFCLNFFSSIELINNNIIFSPTYVDAIYLSSLKVNFKKKNTIKKINFIKKSNNIKKIYSFLRFFSNKTKNFVPLNINLMSLKCNKIKFIDYKKNNIFKIDLKAKIENNILKIKKIKVNSSFLKINSYGKVFFNNDHSILFLMNNSIVVPRFQNRIMNFLFKAHLNKNNKLTFRLKSEDLNNIRIYGSVFLNILDYPFFIKLKSKNLFWSIKKDYILKLNNFDGIIKGKINNYFLSLKNIFTLQGLPSILINIKGKGNLKNIFLKNIKILPIKKIKPYKIKIHSNNNIIYDQHILKLMGKINITGKNNDNTNNLSIPKINLDNSIMKKKLSIFSPLYYKKFNFIEIPGINLFLGKNQLYFKGSLGEKYNIHSSIYANNLNYFLPNLKGRIKAKVNFYGDYLLPTITSKILASDLDWKNIYSKNIKILTKMNINNKFLGKILINAKKMRFYDFYINNLHIQTHFNNQKQKFSLLLKSHKLYINLIINGSFNKKTGNWHGFFKKINIQTCLGEITAKKNNLIYYDPNNNISNFYQKNIKKINVILSFLYNTKKSFFNIFNQSLISFKSELFINAKLKWILGKRISDGKIILTSNNIKLEKKINKKFLIENLDYLKISINLIKNDFKSKWIVKKIRNLLNDQSIIGNLNIIDIYNKKNVKGKFIIYNFPFSFINFFTTNFKQVNGTFQSNIKFFGTLNRPKISADVSLKNIFIKSNNLLKYITLFFPYFLGKIDSIKIMQEIRLDNGSVLFTLNPFSKSSDNIEWRLIFNSKKILVSIFPKIRIKFSSQLNLHYLLSKYDLIGYIRFSLFYFKINEKNFIF